Proteins from a single region of Raphanus sativus cultivar WK10039 unplaced genomic scaffold, ASM80110v3 Scaffold2969, whole genome shotgun sequence:
- the LOC130506189 gene encoding uncharacterized protein LOC130506189 yields MRKRRREADLETTPNPSEIGLDDLQVLVTPKNNQKKVVTTTENGLGDSEISRTPKNQQEDKKRQKKQKKVNQDTLLKPKKLQKHKLRNKKKQKKVATTTEHFEIDSDDPKKLKKITIIDELSDRCERDD; encoded by the exons ATGAGGAAGAGACGCAGGGAAGCCGAT CTTGAAACAACCCCTAATCCTTCCGAGATAGGGTTGGATGATTTGCAGGTCTTAGTAACGCCTAAGAATAATCAGAAGAAG GTTGTAACAACCACGGAGAACGGTTTGGGTGATTCAGAGATCTCAAGAACGCCCAAAAACCAGCAAGAGGACAAGAAGCGGcagaagaagcaaaagaag GTTAATCAAGATACCTTATTGAAGCCTAAAAAGCTGCAGAAACACAAGTTGCGTAataagaagaagcagaagaag GTTGCGACAACCACCGAGCATTTTGAGATAGATTCTGATGATCCTAAGAAGCTCAAGAAGATAACA ATAATTGATGAATTAAGCGATCGTTGTGAACGAGATGACTGA